A single region of the Selenomonas sp. oral taxon 920 genome encodes:
- a CDS encoding PD-(D/E)XK nuclease family protein, translating into MTAKLEFIIGRAGTGKTHTCLAAMRQALEREPLGRQRILLVPEHMTYAAERALAKTLTHSAGFLQAYVFGFRRLARQVLLETGGAHLPRISDIGRRILLKDILLKHEKELSVFARSVGKRGFTETLGHTIAELKRYRLSTDVLRAAADDDAHTQGRLSQKLRELALIMDDLSARMEGRLTDQTDRMERLAAQLKDAPFLRGAEIWVDGFDFFNPQEMAVFVELFHTADTIHISLTMDGQREGSRVRVNLPENTRDTGLFARSYQTMQALTNLLVEMDPTAAPEIHLTEEQQRAQKPSLAAIERHLFGHARLAPIADNALKLVEAANPRLEAEAVASDILRLAREEGYRYREIAILVRDMDTYADLLLPAFADCGIPCHLDAKRPSTHHPLAELLRAAAQTAWRGWGYDTVFRALRTGFFPVVAESAEDGGFSCGDWQEAVDRLENYCLAFGIRSENQWTATEDWDFVRRTIPEDARETEQNAMRISEEIALDDIRRRIAAPLSLLTQNLRREGCSAQERAHALYRFLTKLEAPQTLEMWRAEADAEGRLADAAAHRQIWASCMTLLEQLVEVSGDENLSARDFEELLEDGLDALEIALIPPGLDHVTIAAFDENSLAGTRAAYIVGANAGTMPRVGAQQGVLSDADRLSIRESLAHTNHTIFGGSHEQSFLERYQLYRGFTEAREYLWVSYALSSVDGAALAPSPLIARLRTICPTVLSIPLAMVERTDDLVLSAPYPVLSSLAGALLGQKERGKMLPLWGDVYNWMRSNAVMHPLLRLMVGGLVSSPREEEQLSLPTAKQLFARDGRISGSTTRLETFRQCPFRHFAMYGLGLKERDVYEFQSNDFGTLLHEILHGYGEWVRTKHANDWCAAEPDSAAKIDELMHEVIPRIRSSVLMSRASYRHRIERIRRTAQQVIRHLTSWAKASSFHPLGFEISFGRGMDDVRLEEFQLAGGATLSLRGQIDRFDVTKARDYYLVLDYKTGGTSLLLPEIRHGLKMQLLLYLFVIRSLLHDTDSFPAGMLYAPVVNPIIKSDVRLDDSDLHKMVVKDMVLTGMLIDDPEITQSIDAMGEHLCITFNKDKSISKASARHIRSREEFEQLLAYLPQLIRTTAEEILRGNIQVAPYRFRDRNACTFCTYRSICSFDPELGQGDRYREIADNAQAAMEEIAQMVCGEVKSDG; encoded by the coding sequence ATGACGGCAAAACTCGAGTTCATCATTGGACGCGCAGGAACGGGCAAGACCCACACCTGCCTTGCCGCGATGAGACAGGCACTGGAGCGTGAGCCGCTCGGCAGACAGCGCATCCTCCTCGTTCCGGAGCATATGACCTATGCCGCAGAGCGCGCACTGGCAAAGACGCTGACGCACAGCGCGGGATTTTTACAGGCCTATGTATTCGGCTTCCGCCGTCTCGCACGGCAGGTACTTCTTGAGACCGGCGGTGCGCACCTGCCGCGCATCAGCGACATCGGCAGACGCATCCTCCTAAAAGACATCCTGCTCAAGCACGAAAAGGAACTATCGGTCTTTGCACGCTCCGTCGGAAAGCGCGGATTTACCGAGACATTGGGACATACCATCGCCGAACTCAAACGCTACCGCCTGAGCACCGATGTCCTCCGTGCTGCCGCCGATGATGATGCACATACGCAGGGGCGGCTCTCTCAAAAACTCAGGGAGCTCGCCCTCATCATGGATGATCTCTCCGCACGCATGGAGGGACGGCTGACCGATCAGACCGATCGCATGGAACGCCTCGCCGCCCAGTTGAAGGACGCACCGTTTTTGCGCGGGGCTGAGATCTGGGTGGACGGGTTCGATTTTTTCAATCCGCAGGAAATGGCAGTTTTCGTGGAACTCTTTCACACTGCGGATACAATTCATATCAGTCTGACGATGGACGGACAGCGCGAGGGGAGCCGCGTGCGGGTCAATCTCCCCGAGAACACAAGGGATACGGGGCTGTTCGCGCGTTCTTATCAGACCATGCAGGCACTGACGAACCTTCTTGTCGAGATGGATCCAACTGCTGCGCCGGAAATACATCTTACGGAGGAGCAGCAGCGTGCACAAAAGCCATCGCTTGCAGCGATTGAACGACATCTGTTCGGACACGCACGTCTTGCTCCCATCGCGGACAATGCACTCAAGCTCGTCGAAGCGGCAAACCCGCGCCTTGAGGCGGAGGCGGTCGCGTCAGATATACTGCGCCTGGCACGCGAGGAGGGATATCGCTATCGTGAGATTGCCATTCTCGTACGCGATATGGATACCTATGCGGATCTCCTGCTGCCGGCATTTGCCGACTGCGGCATCCCATGCCATCTGGATGCAAAGCGTCCGAGCACCCATCATCCTCTCGCAGAGCTTCTACGCGCCGCCGCACAGACGGCATGGCGCGGCTGGGGATACGATACTGTATTCCGTGCCCTGCGCACGGGATTTTTTCCTGTTGTGGCAGAGTCGGCAGAGGATGGCGGCTTTTCCTGCGGCGATTGGCAGGAAGCGGTCGACCGACTGGAAAACTACTGTCTGGCGTTCGGCATCCGCAGCGAGAATCAGTGGACGGCAACGGAGGACTGGGATTTTGTCCGCCGTACGATCCCTGAGGATGCGCGGGAGACTGAGCAAAATGCCATGCGCATTTCCGAGGAGATTGCCCTCGATGACATTCGTCGGCGCATTGCGGCACCGCTCTCACTGCTGACACAGAATCTTCGTCGGGAGGGATGCTCAGCGCAAGAGCGTGCCCATGCACTCTACAGATTCCTCACTAAACTGGAAGCACCACAGACGCTGGAGATGTGGAGAGCGGAAGCAGATGCCGAAGGGCGTCTTGCGGATGCGGCGGCACACCGACAGATCTGGGCTTCCTGTATGACACTCCTAGAGCAGTTGGTCGAGGTCAGCGGCGACGAGAATCTCTCTGCCCGTGACTTTGAGGAGCTGCTGGAGGACGGTCTGGATGCACTCGAGATTGCCCTGATCCCGCCGGGGCTCGACCATGTCACGATTGCCGCCTTCGATGAGAACAGTCTCGCGGGCACTCGTGCCGCCTATATTGTCGGTGCAAATGCAGGGACGATGCCGCGTGTGGGGGCGCAGCAGGGCGTGCTGTCGGATGCAGATCGACTTTCCATCCGCGAGTCGCTCGCACATACGAATCATACGATCTTCGGTGGCAGCCATGAGCAGAGTTTTCTGGAACGCTATCAGCTCTATCGTGGTTTTACCGAGGCACGGGAGTATCTGTGGGTCTCCTATGCACTCTCCTCTGTCGATGGAGCGGCACTCGCACCGTCGCCCCTGATCGCTCGTCTGCGCACGATTTGTCCGACGGTGCTCTCCATCCCGCTCGCCATGGTAGAGCGTACGGATGATCTTGTGCTCTCCGCTCCGTATCCCGTACTCTCATCACTGGCAGGGGCTCTGCTCGGACAGAAGGAGCGCGGGAAAATGCTCCCTCTCTGGGGCGATGTCTACAACTGGATGCGCAGCAATGCTGTGATGCATCCGCTGCTTCGTCTAATGGTGGGCGGTCTGGTTTCATCGCCGCGCGAGGAGGAGCAGCTGTCTTTGCCGACGGCAAAGCAGCTGTTTGCGCGTGACGGGCGGATCAGCGGCAGCACGACACGTCTTGAGACCTTTCGTCAATGTCCGTTCCGCCACTTTGCAATGTACGGTCTCGGTCTCAAGGAACGCGATGTCTATGAGTTTCAAAGCAATGACTTTGGCACGCTCCTGCATGAGATCCTGCACGGATACGGTGAATGGGTGCGTACGAAACACGCGAACGACTGGTGCGCGGCAGAGCCGGACAGCGCGGCAAAGATTGATGAGCTGATGCACGAGGTCATCCCGCGCATCCGCAGCTCCGTTCTGATGAGCCGCGCCAGTTACCGCCATCGGATCGAACGCATTCGGCGCACTGCGCAGCAGGTCATCCGTCACCTAACATCGTGGGCAAAGGCATCGTCATTTCATCCGCTTGGATTTGAGATCAGTTTTGGACGCGGCATGGATGATGTCCGTTTGGAGGAGTTTCAGCTTGCGGGCGGGGCAACACTCTCCCTGCGCGGGCAGATTGATCGCTTTGATGTGACAAAGGCGCGTGACTACTATCTCGTCCTCGACTACAAGACGGGGGGAACATCCCTGCTCCTGCCCGAGATTCGCCACGGGCTGAAGATGCAGCTGCTGCTCTATCTCTTTGTCATACGCAGCCTCCTCCATGACACAGACAGTTTTCCGGCGGGGATGCTCTATGCCCCTGTCGTGAATCCCATCATCAAGAGCGATGTGCGTCTGGATGACAGCGACCTTCACAAGATGGTTGTAAAGGACATGGTACTCACGGGGATGCTGATCGATGATCCGGAGATCACACAGAGCATTGACGCGATGGGGGAGCATCTCTGCATCACCTTTAACAAGGACAAAAGCATTTCCAAGGCATCGGCAAGGCATATTCGTTCACGCGAGGAGTTTGAACAGCTGCTTGCCTATCTGCCGCAGCTGATCCGCACGACTGCCGAGGAGATCCTGCGGGGCAACATACAGGTTGCGCCCTATCGTTTTCGGGATCGCAATGCCTGTACCTTCTGTACCTATCGCTCCATCTGCTCGTTCGATCCTGAGCTTGGGCAGGGGGATCGTTATCGTGAGATTGCAGACAATGCACAGGCAGCGATGGAGGAGATTGCACAGATGGTGTGCGGGGAGGTGAAGTCCGATGGCTGA
- a CDS encoding AAA family ATPase, which produces MRPLKLRLQAFGSYVEEQVLDFETALANAPFVLIHGATGTGKTTILDAIVFALYGESSGNIREGATLRSSTAPPERVTEVEYVFALGRRRFRVLRSPAYERMSRGKMTRRAATGQLYRLPDEGEDGEETLLDSNVTEVSKRIGQLIGFDADQFRQVVLLPQGQFQRFLLAEVKDRSAIMQRIFRTERYQRLEEALLQESIRLENAAKEERAQIDQMLHTENLNTSDELRARISELKEAIDRHSEELKSFEARQKEARRARELGASAEQKLQELAAAQKHLAEKQAQEEDVRDFRVRLERAQRAHPVLYAEREAIQAEELKKRRTDVLNAAEARFIAAKTAFQTAQEARKAAEEQEPERAKKVHRMQQLAEYAERAAQLQDCRKVVEELRSSNARAEETAKSNAHTIENLRTEQAENAERIAALEKILATREAFQHEQDLLKRCQNTAARIAEWNVQIAELGKREESAQQKWQTAAETLTAAKTKLRQMQTLYDLGSAARLAEMLADGAPCPVCGALSHPTPAIHTEDIPSEQVLEECTKSVDLAEKVVQESARKLEDAKAAHANALQSRTREQELLHEYLAADTLEELSQRVEQRGTELKNTAREHQERAAQCTAQKTRLEKLLTDQQRQDAEAQKKRDLLRVREGEQSALEAQLPEEYRDRALLDAHISRLKEEVEREKKAYADALQRANETSAEYARAENGKSTAQSVAEEASQNAQNAQTAYADARTSAGFSSEEEYHAAVEGKWADSKHLDAVRERLTLYDSERKAAEEVFQKAKDAADGYVAPDMEALKAAEAAADQAVQDAAQEQGKRTERWHTLNRMMQSIVALEQSGAARAQRYRIIGKLASVAAAKAPYQVHFQTYVLRSILSDVIEAANARLIVMSRGRYRLIHGEGGHKNKWWGLEIDVFDEYTGLPRVSRTLSGGETFLASLALALGLSDVVQHYAGGMHLDMIFIDEGFGSLDSETLDIAIRALLEVQQEGGRLVGIISHVEELRARIPVHLEVLRTANGSRARFTQGGLEAL; this is translated from the coding sequence ATGAGACCTCTGAAACTTCGCTTACAGGCATTCGGCTCCTATGTCGAGGAGCAGGTACTGGACTTCGAGACGGCACTGGCAAACGCGCCGTTCGTTCTCATTCATGGCGCAACGGGGACGGGAAAAACAACCATATTGGATGCAATTGTATTTGCACTGTATGGCGAATCCAGCGGCAACATTCGCGAGGGGGCAACACTGCGTTCCTCCACCGCCCCTCCGGAGCGGGTCACGGAAGTAGAGTATGTCTTTGCGCTCGGTCGCCGTCGCTTTCGTGTCCTGCGCTCCCCTGCATACGAACGCATGTCGCGCGGCAAAATGACACGGCGTGCGGCAACGGGACAGCTCTATCGGCTTCCCGATGAGGGAGAAGATGGAGAGGAGACTCTGCTCGATTCAAATGTGACCGAGGTGTCGAAGCGCATCGGTCAGCTCATCGGCTTTGATGCAGATCAGTTTCGTCAGGTCGTCTTGCTGCCGCAGGGGCAGTTTCAGCGTTTTTTGCTTGCCGAAGTCAAGGACCGCAGTGCCATCATGCAGCGCATTTTTCGCACGGAACGGTATCAGCGACTTGAGGAGGCACTGCTGCAGGAATCCATACGTCTGGAAAATGCGGCAAAAGAGGAACGCGCCCAAATCGATCAGATGCTGCATACAGAAAATCTGAATACGAGCGATGAACTTCGTGCGCGTATTTCCGAGCTGAAAGAAGCGATCGACCGCCATTCCGAAGAACTCAAGAGCTTTGAGGCGCGTCAAAAGGAAGCACGTCGTGCGCGTGAGCTCGGTGCGTCGGCAGAACAAAAATTACAGGAGCTTGCAGCTGCACAGAAACACCTCGCAGAAAAACAGGCGCAGGAAGAGGATGTGCGGGATTTTCGCGTACGTTTGGAGCGTGCACAGCGCGCCCATCCTGTCCTCTATGCGGAACGCGAAGCAATACAGGCAGAGGAGCTAAAAAAGCGTCGGACGGATGTGCTCAATGCGGCAGAGGCTCGTTTTATCGCTGCAAAAACAGCGTTTCAAACAGCGCAGGAAGCACGGAAGGCGGCAGAGGAACAGGAGCCGGAACGCGCGAAGAAGGTACATCGGATGCAGCAGCTTGCGGAATACGCAGAGCGTGCAGCACAGCTCCAAGACTGTCGAAAGGTCGTAGAGGAGCTTCGCTCCTCCAATGCACGCGCCGAAGAGACGGCAAAAAGCAACGCGCACACAATTGAGAATCTGCGTACGGAACAAGCCGAGAATGCGGAGCGCATCGCTGCGCTTGAAAAAATTTTGGCGACACGCGAGGCGTTTCAGCACGAACAAGATCTTCTGAAACGCTGCCAGAATACCGCTGCCCGCATTGCAGAATGGAATGTGCAAATAGCAGAACTGGGCAAGAGGGAAGAATCGGCACAGCAGAAATGGCAGACTGCCGCCGAGACATTGACCGCCGCAAAGACGAAGCTGCGGCAGATGCAGACACTCTATGACCTCGGCAGTGCCGCACGTCTCGCCGAGATGCTTGCGGATGGTGCGCCCTGTCCCGTCTGCGGTGCGCTTTCACACCCGACTCCCGCCATCCACACAGAGGATATCCCATCCGAGCAGGTCTTGGAGGAGTGCACAAAATCCGTCGATCTCGCAGAGAAGGTCGTGCAGGAATCCGCCCGGAAGCTGGAAGATGCCAAAGCGGCTCATGCGAACGCATTGCAGAGCCGCACCCGTGAACAGGAGCTGCTGCACGAGTATCTTGCTGCTGATACATTGGAAGAACTCTCACAGCGCGTTGAGCAGCGCGGGACGGAATTGAAAAACACCGCACGGGAGCATCAGGAACGTGCAGCGCAGTGTACCGCGCAGAAGACGCGCTTGGAAAAATTGCTGACCGATCAACAGAGGCAGGATGCAGAAGCACAGAAAAAACGTGACCTCCTGCGCGTGCGCGAGGGAGAGCAGAGTGCGCTGGAGGCACAACTCCCCGAGGAATACCGTGACCGCGCGCTCCTTGATGCACACATTTCTCGTCTGAAAGAGGAAGTGGAGCGGGAGAAAAAAGCATATGCGGACGCACTTCAAAGAGCAAACGAGACATCCGCAGAATATGCACGCGCGGAAAATGGAAAGAGTACCGCTCAGAGCGTTGCAGAAGAAGCATCGCAGAACGCGCAGAACGCACAGACAGCGTATGCAGATGCACGTACATCTGCCGGATTTTCCTCGGAGGAGGAATACCATGCGGCTGTCGAGGGGAAATGGGCAGACAGCAAGCATCTGGACGCAGTGCGTGAACGACTGACACTGTATGACAGCGAGCGCAAAGCCGCAGAGGAGGTATTCCAAAAGGCAAAAGATGCCGCTGACGGGTACGTCGCGCCCGATATGGAAGCACTGAAGGCCGCAGAGGCGGCCGCTGATCAGGCGGTGCAGGATGCGGCGCAGGAGCAGGGCAAGCGTACGGAGCGTTGGCATACGCTAAACCGTATGATGCAGAGCATCGTTGCACTCGAACAATCCGGCGCAGCGCGTGCACAGCGTTACCGCATCATCGGCAAACTCGCTTCTGTTGCGGCGGCAAAAGCACCCTATCAGGTGCATTTTCAGACCTACGTACTGCGCTCAATTTTGAGCGATGTCATCGAGGCGGCGAATGCGCGTCTCATCGTGATGAGCCGTGGACGCTATCGCCTCATCCACGGGGAGGGCGGACACAAAAACAAATGGTGGGGGCTCGAAATTGACGTATTCGATGAGTACACGGGGCTGCCGCGCGTCTCACGCACGCTGTCCGGCGGCGAGACCTTCCTCGCGTCCCTTGCCCTTGCACTTGGACTGTCGGATGTGGTGCAGCACTATGCGGGCGGGATGCACCTTGACATGATCTTCATCGACGAGGGCTTTGGTTCGCTCGACAGCGAGACCCTCGACATTGCAATCCGTGCGCTGCTTGAGGTACAGCAGGAGGGCGGGCGTCTTGTCGGCATCATCTCCCATGTGGAGGAACTGCGCGCGCGCATTCCCGTCCATCTGGAGGTATTACGTACGGCAAACGGCAGCAGGGCTCGCTTCACACAGGGCGGCTTGGAGGCATTATGA
- a CDS encoding exonuclease SbcCD subunit D produces MRFIHTADWHLGKLFGQRHMTEDQAYVLEELLALCRDLRPDALVIAGDVYDRAIPPPEAVELFNEILTRLAAQGIRVLFIAGNHDSAVRLGFCAQLLRASGIYPAGVVHAKEPPVVLSDEHGDVYFSLIPYGDPPHVREAFALDENVSFDGALAVQIAAARAQIPSSTRSVAIAHAFVIGGQTSESEHALSVGGSDQVSAEHFTAYSYTALGHLHAPQRAGAENIRYSGSLLKYSFDEAHQKKGIELVELDAAGAASHTFYPLTPRHDVRIVRGMMDEIMTDTFDSLPHDDYICVELLDTDAVLAAHEKLRRIYPNLFTITRPNINVNRLSSTERSYERGKSDLHLFSDFFAEVTAVQMTETEQDELVRIIDSMEQGERAE; encoded by the coding sequence ATGCGGTTCATCCATACGGCAGACTGGCATTTGGGAAAACTCTTCGGACAGCGGCATATGACAGAGGATCAGGCGTATGTATTGGAGGAGCTGCTTGCACTGTGCAGGGATCTGCGCCCCGATGCCCTCGTCATTGCCGGTGATGTCTATGACCGCGCCATTCCTCCTCCTGAGGCGGTTGAACTCTTCAACGAAATATTGACACGGCTTGCTGCGCAGGGAATCCGCGTGCTCTTTATTGCCGGAAATCATGACAGTGCTGTGCGCCTTGGCTTTTGCGCACAGCTTCTTCGTGCGTCCGGCATCTATCCGGCAGGTGTTGTGCATGCCAAGGAGCCGCCCGTCGTTCTCTCAGATGAACACGGGGATGTCTATTTCTCGCTCATTCCCTATGGAGATCCCCCACATGTACGCGAGGCATTTGCGCTCGATGAAAACGTATCCTTCGATGGTGCTCTTGCCGTACAGATTGCGGCGGCACGTGCACAGATTCCATCGTCGACGCGCAGTGTGGCAATCGCGCACGCTTTTGTCATCGGCGGTCAGACCTCGGAGTCCGAGCACGCGCTGTCCGTCGGCGGCAGCGATCAGGTCAGCGCGGAGCACTTCACTGCATATTCCTATACGGCACTTGGACACCTCCACGCACCCCAGCGGGCGGGTGCGGAGAACATACGTTACTCCGGCTCATTGCTGAAGTACTCCTTTGATGAAGCGCACCAGAAAAAGGGCATTGAGCTCGTCGAACTCGATGCCGCGGGTGCAGCATCTCACACGTTCTACCCGCTGACACCGCGCCATGATGTACGCATTGTACGCGGCATGATGGATGAGATCATGACGGATACGTTCGATTCGCTTCCGCATGATGACTACATCTGTGTGGAACTGCTCGATACGGATGCGGTGCTCGCCGCACATGAGAAACTGCGGCGAATCTATCCGAATCTCTTTACCATCACACGCCCGAACATCAACGTCAACCGACTTTCCTCCACCGAGCGCAGCTATGAACGCGGGAAATCCGACCTGCATCTCTTTTCCGATTTCTTTGCAGAAGTAACAGCCGTGCAGATGACAGAGACAGAACAGGACGAACTCGTTCGTATCATTGATTCGATGGAGCAGGGGGAGCGTGCAGAATGA
- the deoC gene encoding deoxyribose-phosphate aldolase codes for MKLSRYIDSSPLNPAMTSDEVRAAITEAVRQECCSVCVQPADIPLAVQLCQGTDTRVCTVLDFPHGKAPAAVKELEARYYMEYGAEELDMVMNYGLARSGKWDEVEAEIRAVVNAAHARNVLVKVIFEASQLTSEEIARATEVSIAAGADFVKTATGFLGTGATEEQLRIMLDTSHGRCKVKASGGIRDYATAKKFLDMGVHRLGIGSSSVAKILAEADS; via the coding sequence ATGAAACTCAGCAGATATATCGATTCTTCTCCTCTGAATCCTGCGATGACCTCCGATGAGGTGCGTGCGGCGATTACGGAGGCGGTACGACAGGAGTGCTGTTCGGTCTGTGTCCAGCCGGCTGATATCCCGCTTGCCGTTCAGCTTTGTCAGGGTACCGATACACGTGTGTGTACGGTGCTCGACTTTCCGCACGGGAAAGCCCCCGCCGCAGTCAAGGAACTTGAGGCACGCTATTATATGGAATACGGCGCGGAGGAGCTTGACATGGTGATGAACTATGGGCTTGCCCGCTCCGGGAAATGGGACGAGGTCGAGGCGGAAATACGCGCCGTTGTCAACGCTGCCCATGCGCGTAACGTTCTCGTCAAGGTCATTTTCGAGGCAAGCCAGCTGACATCGGAGGAGATTGCACGGGCAACGGAGGTCAGCATTGCAGCGGGAGCAGACTTCGTCAAGACGGCGACGGGATTCCTCGGCACGGGAGCGACGGAGGAGCAGCTGCGTATCATGCTGGATACGTCGCACGGGCGATGCAAGGTCAAGGCATCCGGCGGCATTCGAGACTATGCTACCGCAAAGAAATTTTTGGACATGGGTGTGCATCGTCTGGGCATCGGCAGTTCGTCTGTCGCAAAAATTCTGGCTGAAGCAGATTCATGA
- the ligA gene encoding NAD-dependent DNA ligase LigA — translation MSDIKEIKSELTELRKKIRKYSKQYYDENASDISDYEFDLLMQRLKAIEAEYPELITKNSPTQKVGGTAQREVGVLVPHDVPMLSLQDVFTEEEVRTFVTGVLSHFPTAEFVVEEKIDGLSLALRYENGVLARAITRGDGVVQGEDVTLNARAIDDVVETLHDSIPYFEVRGEVYMERAAFAEVNERQELLGLKMFANPRNCAAGTLRQLDARVTKERKLSMFVFNLQRAEGHTFVSHTDAYDFMRAQGIKIIANYKVCHTADEVWNAITSIGVRRGELPYDIDGAVVKVNDFAQRAELGATAKAPRWAIAYKYPPEEKETILRDIELSVGRTGRITPTAVFDPVQLCGTRVERATLHNQDYIDSLDVRLGDTILVYKSGEIIPRVKAVVKEKRPQNTQPFVIGDRCPICGSHAVREADTADMKCQNPACPAQVENHILNFVSRNAMDIKGFGESAIIALTRAGYLHDIADIYSLHLHRDELISSGLIGREKSVDNRLAAIEASKANTPDRLLTGLGISGIGRAAAVSLMQAFPSIDALQEAACTDPEKIRAVPDMGEISVLKLTEFFTSETGKALLDKFRAAGVNFASTPMEHAGTALDGKSFVITGTLPTLSREECAALITSHGGTVKSSVSKKTDYLVAGEAAGSKLQKAEDLGIPILDEASLRDMITTK, via the coding sequence ATGAGCGATATCAAGGAAATCAAGAGCGAGCTCACGGAGCTGCGGAAAAAGATCCGCAAGTATTCCAAGCAGTACTATGATGAAAACGCATCCGACATTTCGGATTATGAGTTCGATCTGCTCATGCAGCGGCTCAAGGCAATCGAAGCAGAGTATCCCGAGCTCATCACAAAGAATTCGCCGACGCAGAAGGTGGGCGGCACTGCCCAGCGTGAGGTGGGCGTACTCGTTCCGCATGATGTTCCGATGCTTTCGCTCCAAGACGTATTCACGGAAGAAGAAGTTCGTACATTCGTCACAGGTGTTCTTTCACATTTCCCCACAGCGGAGTTTGTTGTAGAAGAAAAGATCGACGGTTTGTCTCTCGCCCTACGATATGAGAACGGTGTTCTTGCGCGCGCGATTACACGCGGCGACGGAGTCGTGCAGGGGGAGGATGTCACGCTGAACGCACGCGCTATTGACGACGTTGTAGAGACTCTGCATGATTCTATTCCATATTTTGAAGTGCGCGGAGAGGTCTATATGGAACGCGCGGCATTCGCAGAGGTCAACGAACGGCAGGAACTGCTCGGTCTGAAAATGTTTGCAAATCCACGCAACTGTGCCGCAGGAACACTGCGTCAGCTGGATGCACGCGTGACAAAGGAGCGAAAGCTCTCGATGTTCGTATTCAACTTGCAGCGTGCAGAGGGGCATACCTTTGTCTCACATACCGATGCCTATGATTTTATGCGTGCACAGGGCATCAAGATCATTGCAAACTATAAGGTCTGCCATACAGCAGATGAAGTCTGGAACGCAATTACGTCGATTGGTGTACGACGCGGGGAACTACCCTACGACATTGACGGTGCCGTCGTCAAGGTCAATGACTTCGCGCAGCGTGCGGAGCTCGGCGCAACGGCAAAGGCACCGCGCTGGGCGATTGCCTACAAATATCCGCCCGAGGAAAAGGAGACAATTCTCCGCGATATTGAGCTGTCCGTCGGACGGACGGGGCGCATTACGCCGACGGCAGTGTTCGATCCCGTGCAGCTCTGCGGTACACGCGTCGAGCGAGCGACCCTGCACAACCAGGATTATATCGACAGTCTGGATGTGCGTCTCGGCGATACGATTCTCGTCTACAAATCGGGGGAGATCATCCCACGCGTCAAAGCAGTCGTCAAGGAGAAGCGTCCGCAAAATACGCAGCCCTTCGTGATTGGTGATCGTTGTCCCATCTGCGGCTCCCATGCCGTACGTGAGGCGGATACGGCGGATATGAAGTGTCAGAATCCGGCGTGCCCCGCACAGGTGGAGAACCACATCCTGAACTTTGTCAGCCGCAACGCAATGGATATCAAGGGATTTGGAGAATCAGCGATCATTGCACTGACACGCGCAGGTTATCTGCATGATATTGCGGATATATATTCGTTGCATTTACATCGGGATGAACTCATCTCATCAGGGCTGATTGGACGGGAAAAGAGTGTCGATAACCGCCTTGCTGCCATCGAGGCAAGCAAGGCAAACACACCGGATCGTCTCCTCACGGGACTTGGGATCTCGGGCATCGGACGTGCGGCAGCAGTCTCGCTCATGCAGGCATTCCCGTCCATCGATGCCTTGCAGGAGGCAGCGTGCACAGATCCCGAAAAAATCCGTGCCGTTCCCGACATGGGAGAAATCAGCGTGCTGAAACTCACGGAGTTCTTCACATCGGAAACGGGGAAGGCATTGCTCGACAAATTCCGTGCGGCGGGCGTGAACTTTGCGAGTACCCCGATGGAGCACGCAGGTACGGCACTGGACGGCAAATCTTTTGTCATTACGGGTACACTTCCGACGCTTTCCCGTGAGGAGTGTGCCGCTCTGATTACGTCTCATGGCGGTACGGTAAAAAGCTCTGTGTCGAAGAAAACCGACTACCTTGTCGCCGGTGAAGCAGCAGGGAGCAAGCTGCAAAAGGCGGAAGATCTCGGCATCCCCATCTTGGACGAGGCATCGCTCAGAGATATGATTACCACAAAATGA